One part of the Treponema sp. OMZ 787 genome encodes these proteins:
- a CDS encoding DegT/DnrJ/EryC1/StrS aminotransferase family protein, whose amino-acid sequence MQDVQAKKTIPFFTPSFSDEEEQALMRVLRSGWLTTGKETLEFEKEFAAFTGSKAALAVNSASNGLMLAMDACGIKSGTKILTSPYTFISTATSALHLGGDVVYADIEKDSYSIDPEKIEDILKKDKSVKAIVPIHIAGNVCNMRAINDLAKKYSVAVIEDAAHAFPSKTNEGYAGTLGTCGVFSFYATKTITAGEGGMICTNDEKIAERIRLMRSHGINRTIWDRYTDTKASWKYDVTAEGWKCNLPDILSAIGRAQLKKAQSFFEQRKKIAEKYNAAFAGNDSFILPPDGEGNAWHLYILRLNLDALKIGRDEFGQALQERGLGISVHFIPHFEMSYIKERYGLDSSDFPESNKKYLQSLSLPFYPSMSEEDSDYVIETIIKLAKLNRR is encoded by the coding sequence ATGCAAGATGTTCAAGCTAAAAAAACGATTCCTTTTTTTACTCCTTCCTTTTCTGATGAAGAAGAACAAGCCCTAATGAGGGTGCTCCGTTCAGGATGGCTTACTACGGGAAAGGAAACCCTTGAGTTTGAAAAAGAATTTGCAGCCTTTACCGGAAGTAAGGCCGCTCTTGCAGTCAACTCTGCTTCAAACGGACTTATGCTTGCAATGGATGCCTGCGGTATAAAGAGCGGAACTAAAATCTTGACAAGTCCTTATACCTTTATTTCGACGGCAACCTCAGCTCTGCACTTAGGCGGCGATGTGGTTTATGCCGATATAGAAAAAGATTCTTATAGTATCGATCCTGAAAAAATTGAAGATATATTAAAAAAAGATAAGAGTGTTAAAGCTATTGTTCCTATTCATATTGCGGGAAATGTTTGCAATATGAGGGCTATAAATGATCTTGCAAAAAAATATTCCGTTGCCGTGATAGAAGATGCGGCTCATGCTTTTCCTTCAAAGACTAACGAAGGCTATGCCGGGACTCTCGGTACCTGCGGCGTTTTTTCTTTTTATGCAACAAAGACAATTACGGCCGGCGAGGGCGGAATGATTTGTACCAACGATGAAAAAATTGCAGAGCGTATAAGGCTCATGCGTTCTCACGGTATAAACCGCACCATATGGGACAGATACACCGATACAAAGGCCTCATGGAAGTACGATGTTACGGCTGAGGGCTGGAAGTGTAACCTGCCGGATATTCTTTCTGCAATAGGAAGGGCTCAGCTTAAAAAGGCTCAAAGTTTTTTTGAACAGCGTAAAAAAATTGCCGAAAAATATAATGCTGCATTTGCAGGGAACGATTCTTTTATTCTTCCACCCGATGGAGAAGGCAATGCATGGCATCTTTATATTTTAAGGTTGAACCTTGACGCTTTAAAAATAGGCAGAGACGAGTTCGGTCAAGCCTTACAAGAAAGGGGGTTGGGTATTTCGGTGCATTTTATACCTCATTTTGAAATGTCTTATATAAAAGAAAGATACGGTTTAGATAGTTCCGATTTTCCGGAATCGAATAAAAAATATTTGCAAAGTTTAAGTTTGCCCTTCTATCCTTCTATGAGTGAAGAAGATTCCGATTATGTTATTGAAACAATAATTAAACTTGCAAAATTAAATAGGCGTTAA
- a CDS encoding xanthine dehydrogenase family protein molybdopterin-binding subunit codes for MDKIFVSDLEFENQEWACLIRSSDADGKILEIEIPDLPEGFSFFSAKDIAGKNSISFLKTEMPVFADEKIDYAGQAVGILTGPDKKKLFELSNLFQIKTQGLSRPKAQFTFEEEEKNYFDYPIVSRESLSSGNAEEIFEKSSQVVYSTFSFKQKYHYHAETACVKTNWVDDRLEVHLATQWPYQVLTSVCNVLNLPKEKVNIISHAEAESLDGRIWFPALLAAQVSVASFLTKKNIVIEFSRQEDFLYTAKTPVVMIQHKTSVSELGKITAMDVSIIVDAGSFNPFITQMLKQMVVTAAGIYHVPVYMISAVAIKTEKGLTGLFSGWGDSYVIAALEKHITEIVNQLDLCPIQFRLQNNLKIGQKTITGIKKEENFVFENILKAVCNTSDFYRKFYAYRLMNKSRKNRYDGNWRGIGIAVGCQYNGLHILVKSGMSYSAEITLTKDDKVLVKAEPTSDGLKRILKKQIAKELEVEDNQIVFLGASTDDMSPTGAATASCGISILPDLIAKCCTGIKNQRFRKPLPITVSRTYKLSRSKDWDNETLTGHPFISETPGACVIELELDPSTYQINVRGIWFACDPGKIYSKKMVHRNIHKTIANAVSNISVENIRENNLLPSNYKIITTGEIPPIRDFILDSELKTRGLGDLAESLVPAAYISALNQIMINHKRIDFLPVFTEDIFNAVTTSEAVDED; via the coding sequence ATGGATAAAATTTTTGTTTCCGATTTGGAATTTGAAAATCAAGAATGGGCTTGTCTTATACGCTCTTCCGATGCAGATGGTAAAATTTTAGAGATAGAAATTCCCGATTTACCTGAAGGTTTTTCTTTTTTTTCTGCAAAGGATATTGCGGGAAAAAATTCAATCAGCTTTTTAAAAACTGAAATGCCTGTTTTTGCCGATGAAAAAATAGATTATGCAGGACAGGCTGTTGGAATTTTAACCGGCCCAGATAAAAAAAAGCTGTTTGAGCTTTCAAATCTTTTTCAAATCAAAACTCAGGGCCTTTCACGTCCCAAAGCCCAATTTACCTTTGAGGAAGAAGAAAAAAATTATTTTGATTATCCTATAGTTTCTAGGGAAAGTTTAAGTTCGGGAAATGCGGAAGAAATTTTTGAAAAAAGTTCACAAGTGGTTTATTCTACTTTTTCTTTTAAACAAAAATATCACTATCATGCTGAAACTGCCTGCGTCAAAACAAATTGGGTTGATGACAGACTCGAAGTGCATCTTGCAACTCAATGGCCTTATCAGGTTTTAACTTCAGTTTGTAATGTTTTAAATTTGCCTAAAGAAAAAGTAAACATAATTTCACATGCAGAAGCAGAATCTCTCGATGGAAGAATTTGGTTTCCTGCTTTACTTGCTGCACAAGTTTCCGTAGCATCCTTTTTAACAAAGAAAAATATAGTGATTGAATTTTCACGCCAAGAAGATTTTCTATACACGGCGAAGACTCCTGTCGTTATGATTCAGCATAAAACTTCCGTTTCCGAATTGGGAAAAATTACAGCTATGGATGTTTCGATAATTGTGGATGCCGGTTCATTCAACCCTTTTATAACACAAATGCTTAAGCAGATGGTTGTAACTGCGGCCGGTATTTATCATGTGCCTGTTTATATGATTAGTGCCGTTGCAATAAAAACCGAAAAAGGTTTGACGGGATTATTTTCAGGCTGGGGAGATTCTTATGTAATAGCTGCATTGGAAAAGCATATTACCGAGATAGTAAATCAGCTTGATTTATGCCCGATTCAATTTAGGCTGCAAAATAATTTAAAGATTGGACAAAAAACAATTACCGGAATCAAAAAAGAAGAAAATTTTGTTTTTGAAAATATTTTAAAAGCTGTTTGCAATACAAGCGATTTTTATAGAAAATTTTATGCCTATAGATTGATGAATAAAAGCCGCAAGAATCGTTATGACGGAAACTGGAGGGGTATTGGGATTGCCGTCGGTTGTCAATACAACGGTTTACACATTCTTGTAAAATCGGGAATGAGTTATAGTGCAGAAATAACTTTGACAAAAGACGATAAGGTATTGGTTAAGGCTGAACCTACATCAGATGGTTTAAAGCGTATTTTAAAAAAACAAATTGCAAAAGAGCTTGAAGTTGAAGATAATCAGATTGTTTTTTTAGGAGCTTCAACCGATGATATGAGTCCTACCGGAGCTGCAACTGCTTCGTGCGGCATAAGCATCCTGCCTGACCTTATTGCAAAATGCTGTACGGGAATAAAGAATCAAAGGTTTCGAAAACCCCTACCTATTACCGTAAGCAGAACCTACAAGCTATCCCGCTCTAAAGATTGGGATAACGAAACATTAACAGGACATCCTTTTATTTCCGAAACTCCCGGTGCCTGTGTTATAGAACTTGAACTTGATCCGAGTACCTATCAAATTAATGTAAGAGGTATTTGGTTTGCTTGTGATCCGGGAAAAATATATTCTAAAAAAATGGTTCATAGAAATATTCATAAGACAATTGCAAATGCGGTTTCAAATATTTCTGTAGAAAATATTCGGGAAAATAATTTGCTTCCCTCCAACTATAAAATCATTACGACGGGAGAGATTCCTCCTATACGGGATTTCATTTTGGATAGCGAATTAAAAACCCGCGGACTTGGCGATTTGGCAGAAAGTCTTGTGCCTGCGGCATATATCTCTGCACTAAACCAAATTATGATCAATCATAAGCGGATAGATTTTTTACCTGTTTTTACTGAAGATATTTTTAATGCCGTTACAACAAGTGAGGCTGTAGATGAAGATTAG
- a CDS encoding (2Fe-2S)-binding protein, which translates to MKISFNLNKTAVQIDAPANERLLSVLRREFNLLSLKSSCLSGQCGSCTVLMNDKPVPACFIPVFNVEGKNIITLEYFKTTEEYKIIATGFDQAGVEMCGFCDAGKIFFTYAILNSNIDIEAPDAEEIVRKYYSSTMCRCTSFEDLFSAIQKIGKNQRRK; encoded by the coding sequence ATGAAGATTAGTTTTAATTTAAATAAAACAGCAGTTCAAATTGATGCTCCTGCAAATGAAAGGCTTTTATCTGTGTTGAGAAGGGAGTTTAATCTTTTAAGTTTAAAAAGCTCATGCTTAAGCGGACAATGCGGTTCTTGTACTGTTTTAATGAACGATAAGCCGGTGCCTGCATGTTTTATTCCTGTTTTTAATGTTGAAGGAAAAAATATAATAACCTTGGAATATTTTAAAACAACCGAAGAGTATAAAATAATTGCAACAGGCTTTGATCAAGCCGGTGTTGAAATGTGCGGCTTTTGCGATGCTGGAAAGATATTTTTTACATATGCAATTTTAAATTCAAATATAGATATTGAGGCTCCTGATGCCGAAGAGATTGTAAGAAAATATTATTCGAGTACAATGTGCCGGTGTACAAGCTTTGAAGATTTATTTTCGGCTATTCAAAAAATAGGCAAAAATCAACGGAGAAAATAG
- a CDS encoding FAD binding domain-containing protein: MTELTKNSIVYRVHHMQEMQTILKNISNIKPIAGATGFLNHQTDEILDLPEHILDLNFLPELKVISKTERYFEFGAAVTLNEILDLGKKNIPPALYYSIEKIANNAIRSLATIGGNIATANPLAGTFLPMLALDAKLEIRTAEDIEWVPFARYIDKSYAEKRQEKYIISRIRIPNETWTKSFYTRLGTPGYTGSDTASFLFLILIQKNILSDMRLFFASDKLIRNKEFDNLLLGKDLPLSQSEVPVIIQKAKQIFTPEQFSSEFHHSCFYNLLEDNLYKLT; this comes from the coding sequence ATGACTGAATTAACAAAAAATAGTATTGTTTATCGCGTTCATCATATGCAGGAAATGCAGACCATTTTAAAAAATATTTCAAATATAAAACCTATTGCAGGTGCAACAGGTTTTTTAAACCATCAGACTGACGAAATCCTCGATTTACCTGAGCATATTTTGGATTTAAATTTTTTACCCGAATTAAAAGTTATTTCAAAAACAGAACGCTACTTTGAATTCGGGGCTGCCGTAACATTAAATGAAATCTTGGATCTGGGTAAAAAAAATATTCCTCCGGCCTTGTATTACTCTATAGAAAAAATTGCAAATAATGCCATACGCTCTCTTGCAACTATAGGAGGAAACATCGCAACGGCAAATCCTCTTGCCGGAACTTTTTTACCTATGCTTGCTCTTGATGCAAAATTGGAAATCAGAACTGCTGAAGATATTGAATGGGTTCCTTTTGCAAGATACATTGATAAGAGTTATGCCGAAAAAAGACAAGAAAAATATATTATAAGCCGAATTAGAATTCCCAACGAAACATGGACAAAGAGTTTTTATACAAGACTCGGAACTCCGGGATATACAGGAAGCGATACGGCTTCATTTTTGTTTTTAATTCTCATTCAAAAAAATATATTATCCGATATGAGACTGTTTTTTGCATCGGATAAACTTATAAGGAATAAGGAATTCGATAACTTACTGTTGGGAAAAGATCTTCCTCTTTCTCAATCTGAGGTTCCGGTAATTATCCAAAAAGCAAAACAAATTTTTACTCCCGAGCAATTTTCTTCGGAGTTTCATCATTCTTGTTTTTATAATTTGCTTGAAGATAATTTGTACAAGTTGACATAA
- the holA gene encoding DNA polymerase III subunit delta, which produces MANPVWLFMGPEIGERNAAVDTVLKTISKQCGDIETHTVYAGDTGMGDIISLLQNASLFSSAKLLILKSAELIKKKEDIDLLTDWIQSVSKKENSNDSFLILISDETSVAKKISDTVPKTQQKIFWELFENKKQEWIRSFLFREGIEIEDEAVDELLELVENNTDALKTACSHLVLYFQKGAHLMQEDIEKLFAHNKEETPFSLFNALTMGSLETALSINQKIILSKNSSPVQIIAGLSYCFRRLQDWHKIHRDNEYLDDFALKRFGFSGKTALAQYRRAAKLWNETQCVKIIALLSETDLELRSLGTGLQNLVMDMCLYEIACKSGNKIEQYTLDNI; this is translated from the coding sequence TTGGCAAATCCTGTTTGGCTTTTTATGGGACCCGAAATAGGGGAAAGAAACGCAGCTGTCGACACAGTATTAAAAACTATTTCAAAGCAATGCGGTGATATTGAAACTCATACCGTCTATGCAGGCGATACCGGAATGGGAGATATTATATCTCTCCTGCAAAACGCATCTCTTTTTTCTTCGGCAAAACTCCTTATATTAAAATCAGCAGAACTTATCAAAAAGAAAGAAGACATAGACCTTCTTACAGACTGGATTCAATCAGTTTCAAAAAAAGAAAACTCAAACGATTCTTTTTTAATTTTGATTTCCGATGAAACATCAGTTGCAAAAAAAATAAGCGATACAGTTCCTAAAACTCAACAAAAAATATTTTGGGAACTTTTTGAAAACAAAAAACAAGAATGGATAAGATCTTTTCTTTTTAGAGAAGGCATTGAAATTGAAGATGAAGCTGTAGATGAGCTTTTGGAATTAGTCGAGAACAATACTGATGCTTTAAAAACAGCCTGCTCTCATTTGGTACTATACTTTCAAAAAGGTGCTCATCTTATGCAGGAAGATATTGAAAAGCTTTTTGCACACAATAAAGAAGAAACGCCTTTCAGTCTTTTTAATGCTCTAACAATGGGAAGTCTTGAAACAGCCTTGTCCATAAATCAAAAGATAATACTTTCAAAAAATTCTTCTCCGGTTCAGATTATTGCAGGATTAAGCTATTGTTTTAGGCGCTTACAAGACTGGCACAAAATACATCGGGATAACGAATACTTGGATGATTTTGCTTTAAAGCGTTTCGGCTTTTCAGGGAAAACAGCACTGGCTCAGTACAGAAGAGCTGCAAAACTTTGGAATGAAACTCAATGCGTAAAAATAATTGCTCTTTTATCGGAAACGGATTTAGAACTGAGATCCTTAGGTACGGGGCTTCAAAACCTTGTTATGGATATGTGCTTATACGAAATAGCTTGCAAATCCGGAAATAAAATAGAGCAGTATACCTTGGATAATATTTAA